From Ascaphus truei isolate aAscTru1 chromosome 20, aAscTru1.hap1, whole genome shotgun sequence, one genomic window encodes:
- the LOC142471096 gene encoding extracellular calcium-sensing receptor-like, protein MAAPVRGAAGEPAATRTSQRPRWFVFQYYQNMQAMIFAIEEINSNPDLLPNISLGFQIFDSCISMRRAAEGTFWLLSGGQEQGSIPNYRCHKGSPLAGVIGDAVSRLSILMAHMLGLYRYPQISYYSTSPLLSDRNLFPSFFRTIPSDEFQSKGLPQLVSHFGWTWIGLLATDNDYGQFGIQVVQQEIVKVGACVAFVENILTGQHNSNAPHLVRVIRESTANVVVVLSYDIAFLPVVEELVRHNVTGKIWVASEAWSTSVLLSKKKFHRVLVGTIGFAIHSGQMPGIFEYFHSSNSSKSTNDIFIREFWEKTFSCKWWDQKNLDDWISNATIPQCTGREKLDSDMAEADLRISFNVYTSVYAFAWALQSLLHCKPGRGPFHHGACANISSFRPWQLLHYIKGVNFETKDRTRMFFDTKGNPPALYDIVNWHLSATGSLEQVKVGSYDSSAPDGKILRVDSAAIIWASGDTQVPLSVCSPSCPSGFRKMAIPGKAACCFECVPCPQGEISNQTDAVECHRCSWDMWPSLQHDRCLPKTIQFLSYQEPLGISIAAISFSSSMIPIGILGVFICHRTTPIVRANNWFLSCLLLVSLSLCFLCSLAFIGYPQPEKCLLRQVTFGIIFALCVSCVLAKTITVVIAFKATKPGSTLRKWTRTKVSYFVIGPSIFIQLCVCVMWLSISPPFQEHDIQTQPGVIIFGCNEGSSMAFWCMLGYLGLLATISFIVAFLARRLPDSFNEAKFITFSMLAFLSVWVSYIPASLSARGKYTVAMEVFAILSSSWALVVCIFVPKCYIIIFRPQVNTKKHLLRTHASKDKE, encoded by the exons atggcggcgcccgtcAGAGGAGCCGCAGGCGAGCCCGCCGCCACCCGCACGTCCCAGCGACCGCGGTG GTTTGTATTCCAGTATTATCAAAACATGCAAGCGATGATATTTGCTATAGAAGAGATTAACTCAAACCCCGACCTCCTCCCCAACATCTCTCTGGGCTTCCAGATATTTGACTCCTGCATTTCCATGAGACGGGCAGCAGAGGGGACATTCTGGCTGCTGTCGGGAGGACAAGAACAAGGAAGCATCCCCAATTACCGGTGTCACAAAGGGTCACCTCTAGCAGGTGTGATTGGAGATGCAGTGTCCAGACTCTCCATCCTAATGGCCCACATGTTGGGACTGTACAGATACCCCCAG ATCAGTTATTATTCAACCAGCCCTCTCCTCAGTGACCGGAATCTGTTCCCGTCCTTCTTCCGGACCATCCCCAGTGATGAGTTTCAGTCCAAAGGTCTGCCCCAGCTGGTGTCTCACTTTGGATGGACTTGGATTGGTCTCCTTGCCACTGACAATGACTATGGTCAATTTGGGATTCAGGTGGTACAGCAGGAGATAGTCAAGGTCGGGGCTTGCGTGGCCTTTGTTGAGAACATTTTGACCGGACAACATAACAGTAATGCTCCCCACCTCGTCCGTGTCATTAGGGAGTCAACGGCCAATGTAGTTGTGGTGTTGTCTTACGATATTGCGTTTCTGCCGGTGGTGGAAGAACTGGTGAGGCATAATGTGACTGGGAAAATTTGGGTGGCCAGTGAAGCTTGGTCAACCTCTGTTCTCCTTTCCAAGAAGAAGTTCCATAGGGTCCTGGTGGGCACCATAGGTTTTGCCATCCATTCTGGTCAGATGCCAGGTATCTTTGAGTATTTCcactcctccaactcctccaaaTCCACAAATGATATATTCATAAGGGAGTTTTGGGAAAAGACTTTCTCTTGTAAGTGGTGGGACCAGAAGAATTTAGATGACTGGATAAGTAACGCCACAATTCCACAATGTACAGGAAGAGAGAAGCTGGACAGCGACATGGCTGAAGCAGATCTGAGAATAAGTTTCAATGTGTACACATCAGTTTACGCCTTTGCATGGGCCTTACAAAGCCTGCTCCACTGTAAGCCCGGAAGAGGACCATTCCATCATGGTGCCTGTGCCAACATCTCATCGTTTCGACCTTGGCAA CTTCTCCATTACATTAAGGGTGTAAACTTTGAGACCAAAGACAGGACCCGGATGTTTTTCGATACTAAAGGGAACCCCCCAGCCCTCTACGATATCGTGAACTGGCATCTGAGCGCCACAGGCTCCTTGGAGCAGGTGAAAGTGGGAAGTTATGACTCAAGCGCCCCCGATGGAAAGATCTTAAGAGTAGACAGTGCGGCAATTATTTGGGCCAGTGGGGACACACAG GTTCCTCTCTCGGTCTGTAGCCCAAGTTGTCCCTCGGGGTTTAGGAAGATGGCCATACCAGGAAAAGCTGCCTGTTGTTTTGAGTGCGTCCCATGTCCCCAAGGAGAGATTTCCAACCAAACAG ATGCTGTGGAGTGTCACAGATGTTCCTGGGACATGTGGCCTAGTCTTCAACATGACAGGTGCCTCCCAAAGACCATACAGTTCCTCTCTTACCAAGAACCACTTGGTATCAGCATAGCAGCCATTTCCTTCTCTTCTTCAATGATCCCAATTGGCATTCTTGGAGTTTTCATCTGCCACAGGACAACGCCCATTGTCCGTGCCAACAACTGGTTCCTCAGTTGTCTACTCCtggtgtccctgtccctctgcttcctctgctctTTGGCTTTCATCGGCTACCCGCAGCCTGAGAAATGTCTTCTGCGGCAGGTGACATTTGGCATAATCTTTGCCCTCTGTGTCTCCTGCGTTTTGGCCAAAACCATTACAGTTGTCATCGCCTTCAAGGCCACCAAGCCAGGCAGCACATTAAGAAAGTGGACAAGGACAAAGGTGTCCTACTTTGTCATCGGTCCAAGCATTTTCATTCAGCTTTGCGTGTGCGTGATGTGGTTGTCCATTTCCCCTCCCTTCCAAGAACACGACATTCAAACCCAACCCGGGGTAATCATCTTTGGGTGTAACGAGGGCTCCTCCATGGCATTCTGGTGCATGCTGGGATATCTCGGCCTCTTGGCCACCATCAGCTTCATTGTTGCCTTCCTGGCCAGGCGGCTCCCTGACAGTTTCAACGAGGCCAAGTTCATCACCTTCAGCATGCTGGCCTTCCTCAGTGTCTGGGTGTCCTATATCCCAGCCTCCCTCAGTGCACGTGGCAAGTACACCGTGGCCATGGAGGTCTTTGCCATCCTGTCCTCCAGCTGGGCTCTGGTGGTCTGTATCTTTGTGCCCAAGTGCTATATTATAATTTTCAGACCCCAGGTGAACACGAAGAAGCATCTGCTAAGGACCCATGCCAGTAAAGACAAAGAGTAG